Genomic window (Neorickettsia findlayensis):
ACTACAGTCTTTGATGATCTAGCGCTTTTTTCGGATAATTGACAGACACTGTTGATACACCTTTTCGTGTTACCCCATAAACTACTCCTTGAAGAGTTCACTTCTTAAAACCATAAGGCGTAAAGCCAAAAGAAACACGTGTGGAGACAACAACGAAGTTTTAGGCAAACTCATTTCTTGTTGTTTCTATTAGTCTTACTAATCTTGCCTTTAGCAACTGATCCGCGTCATGTCGACTTTTCACAGAGCTTACCCTTGCATACTTGTTTGCCGGGAAAGTCACAAGGCTTACCTCCATGAGTTTCACAGCCGTTATAATTCTTGCTCCCGTATGCTTATCCATCTTATATTTTTGTGGTACGTATCCAATTGACAGCCCGTTTAGGACTCCTGCCTTGAGCAACTTGTATGCTTCATACCCCTGATTTACCTCCATAATTATGTGACCTTTTAAATAAAGTCCTTTCTCAGTTTCCTGCATTTCAAGAACTTTCCCAATAGGTTGATCTTGCCTGTGCTGCCACAAAAGTGGTACACACTTCGTCAAGTCAAAAGCACCTCCACTGATAATATCTCCTTGTTCATCAACTACATCAAAGACACTAGCGTAACCATAAAAAACACCTTCTTCGTTGAGGTTCTTTGTATCAATGTCGAAAATAACTTTTTTTTCAATCACAATTGCGCGTGTATAAGAAAAGCATCATTTTAATTGAAGAACTTTCTCAAGGTAAGCAAATCACGTGAATCGTATTCCTGTAGATCGCGATTAGCATCGTCATTATGCATAACCGCTTTCATAGAAGCGCACCCTTACAACGGACGTTTTCACTCTACTTTTGCGCGATATTGTTATTGCTCTACGCATGCCGTAAAGAATACTTACCCGTTAATGGGACCTTTTCAGGGCTAACTACCATAAAAGGTGTTTTAAGTGAAGATCTCCAAATATACGAATACGACATATGTATGTGTCACATTGTCGTGAGATTTTCGGCAAAATGAACTGGCAGCTCTGCGGTTACTTTTATAACTTTTCCAAAAATCTCAAACTCTATCTCGCATGCATGGAGACATAGTTTCTTATTCACAGAGCACCCTAAGAATGCTTCTCTTCTTCCATATTTTCCATCATTTAATACCGGATGCCCAATACTTGCCATTTGGCTTCTAATCTGGTGTTTTCTTCCAGTTAAAGGAAAGAGTTCCACTAGTGACGCATTTTTGAATTTCTTGATCACGTGAAACTGTGTAATAGCATGTTCACCTTTGCTAATATTGTTGCACTGCATCACTTCTTCACCCTTAAAAAGGACTTTGTTTATGTAGCAATCAACTTCACCTTTTTTTTCTTTCAACTCCCCGATCACTATAGCAAGGTACCTTTTTTTGACGAGCCTATTCGAGAACAATCGCCATAACTCTCTAGCTGCATCCACGGTCTTTGCGAACATAAGTACACCAGTAGTATATTTATCAAGCCTATGAACAACACGATATTCAGGATTGAGAGATTTCATTGCATTATCTATGCTTACTGTAATCCCGCGACCTGACTGAACAGGAAATCCAAATGGCTTATCTATGGCTAATACATTTTCGTCCTCGTATAACACACGTGACGCAATAAACTCGACAAACTTACCGTCAACTACATTTGGGTTATAACTCGGTATTTCTCTGGGTGAAGATAAAATTTGCAGAAAATTAGCACTAAGAGTCAGTGAATCGCCTTTTAAAACAGCAGTAGAAGCTTTAACCACAGTATCATTAAGCTTGACTGCTTTCTTTCTCAATGCTTTTTGAAGCGCAGACTGAGGAAACGAACCAAATACACTTCTTAGATATTTATCTAATCGTCGACAGTCATTTTCGACAATAAAACTTTTCACTAGACTGAATTACCACCCAAAGGACTATGATGCTACTCAAAAAGTAGACACGCTAAAGACAAAAACACAGACACGGGTTCCACAGCTTGCACGCATACTTTACAAGTTAATGCACAAGGGACACAAAACTATACGCAGTCGAGAAACTTTATGGCATCAATGGCAGCCATACAACCGGTGCCAGCTGCGGTAACAGCTTGTCTGTAGATGGGGTCCTGAACATCGCCGCATGCAAAAATGCCGGACACACTAGTCGAAGTACCTGAACCGGACGTCTTTATGTACCCAGCAAAATCCATCTCTAGAATACCACTGAACAGTGCGGTGTTTGGTGCATGACCAATGGCAACAAATACTCCAGAAATAGGTATCTCCTTAAAAGTACTATCTATCAATGAGCGGACGCGCACACCCGTTACCTCAGGTGGCGAATCGCATCCAAGGACCTCATCAAGAACAGAATTCCAAATTAACTCTACCTTCGCATTTGCAAAAAGGCGCTCCTGGAGAACAGCATCTGCTCTAAGACGGTCCCTACGGTGAAGTAGGTAAACCTTTTTAGCATGCCTTGTAAGATAGAGTGCCTCTTCTACAGCGGTATTTCCACCACCAACAACAAGTACGTCCTGATCGCGAAAAAAAAAGCCATCACACGTCGCACAGCCAGAAACACCATAACCCTGGTATTTCTTTTCGCTTTCAAGACCCAGCCACTTAGCCTGCGCACCAGTCGCGACTATAATACTTCTAGCACGATATTGATTTCCGCTCTCCCCACGAAGAATAAATGGAGAACTGTATGGAGCCTCAATTTGCGAGATGTGGTCATTAACAAAACTGCACCCAACATTCGCAGCTTGCTGCTGCATTTGCTCCATGAGCCAAGGCCCTTGTACGGGTAAAGCAAAACCCGGATAATTTTCGACCTCGGTTGTGGCGCTAAGTTGCCCACCCGATTGGTTTCCGCTGACGACAATAACACTAACGGATGCACGTGCCGCATATATTCCAGCCGTACACCCAGCTGGACCAGACCCGATTATTAATACATCGCTTTCAAGAACATCACGCATCTCTACTCAAAGCTCATCCCTATTGGAAGCCAGATAATCAGAAACACTCTCATGCGTCGCTTTTATCGCTTCCTTGCCCTTGCTCCAACCCGCCGGACAGACCTCACCATTTTCGTCACTATACTTGAGCGCATCCAAAGTACGAAGAACCTCATCTACGTTCCGCCCTACGTTCAGATCATTAACATGAGCAACTCTGATAATAAAATTTGGATCTATAATAAACGTACCACGAAGAGCAACTGCATCGTCTAGCAAAACCTGGTAGTCACGTGAAATAGACTTAGTTATGTCTGAAACCAGAGTGTAACCAATACTCCCTATTCCCCCGTCTTTTACAGGCAGGCTGCGCCATGCAAAGTGCGAAAAATGAGAATCAACACTAACACCTATGACAACCGCGTTTCTCTCGATAAACGCAGGAATCCTATTACTGAAGGCAATAATCTCCGTTGGACAGACAAAAGTGAAATCCAATGGATAAAAGAATAGCACCCCATACTGACCAGACAATTCACGCTGAAGATTGAAATCATCACAAAAGGAACCATTCTTGAGTACAGCTTTTGCTGTGAAATCAAATGCTTTCTTACCAACTAAAGTAGACATATCAATAAGACCACCTATAAGAAGTGGATTGTATACCATTTACCATGAGGCTTAAAGTATCCTAAAAGTTTTTTGTTTCACACACCAGTAATGCGAACCCAAACCATCCCACACTCGAACTTTCGCTCAAAATAGGAATATCACTCAGAATAATCGTGATATCACCTTTCGAAGATCTCGCACCGACTAAAAAAGAATGCAATTTCAGCTTCAGCATTCTCCTCACTGTCCGAGCCATGAACGCAGTTTGCATCTATACTCTCAGCAAAGTCACCACGAATCGTTCCCTTAGCAGCCTTCTTTGGATCTGTCTCGCCCATAAGCTCTCTATAGCGATTAACTGCATCATCTCCAGATAATACTTGAACCACAACAGGAGCAGATGTCATAAAGTTAACCAGGTCGTCGAAAAAAGGCCTAGCCCTATGGATCACATAAAAAGCTTCGGCCTGCGCACGCGTCAGATGAAGTTGCTTCATCGCAATGATCTGTAGACCCGCAGCCTCAATACGGGCATTAACCTCACCTATTATATTCCTGGAAATAACGTCTGGCTTGAGAATGGACAAAGTTTTTTTCATAACTAGTGCTAAAACGCTCTTTTTGACAACCAAAGGGATCGGACCTGATGAATCAACAAACCCACAACACTTTTGTACACTACTATACTTTACTCGCGATACTCTACTAAACCATCAACCGCGCATCGAAGAATTAGATGAATTTGTATAAAAACACCCGCTGGAACACGCAAAATATATGAGCATACCAGCGTATCTTGCAACAAAACTGCCCTCAATGCAACAGTAGTGTAATTTAACATATCAAATGCTACACATATTTATCAAATGCTACACATATCTTGTGTACAGAGATAAAGAAATGGTTCATCACCTTTTTCGTAAAAAGTCCACCTGTTAAAAGGGCAAAAAAAATTGAACAATTTCCTACTCACGTTATCTTCTTTCTTTTGAAAGAAGATTTTCGTCCACTCAGAATGAATTATGAGAAAATATTTTTCAATTCCAGGTATCGTAATTTTCCTATCGAAGGCCTTGCACTTGATTAGGGATATGCTAATCGCGGTAGTCTTGGGAACTTCACTTTTTGCAGATGCTTTCTTTGGAATATCAAAAATCCTAAGTCTAACAACCTCTCTATTTGCAAATGGTGTTTTCTCTGCAGTTTTTTCTCCGATCTTTTCGCAGCTCTTGAAAGAGGATCGTAATTCAGCATTGCAATTTTCACATGAAATTCAACTGATACTTGCTTTCATGGGAGCTGTTCTATTTATAGCTGTAGAGATATTTACAGAGAAAGTTTTGTTTTGTCTGATGCCAGGAATGCTTTCTTCTTCCGTAAGAGATTCCTTTATTACAACTGCGAAAATTGCCTTTCCACTGATTCTTTTTATCCCGCTTACATCACTTTACTACTCAATGCTATGTGCACGAAGAAATTTTACCTTCGTAACCCCACACACGCTTATAACGAATACCATCTTAATTTCAGTAATCCTTTTTACAGGGAACAATAATGTCCTTCTCTTACCTAATATGGGCTGTGCTATCGCGTTATCTGGGATGATACAGATGCTTATCTTTTTATATCAACTTGAAAAAAGTGATCTCATCCCCGTTCTTAAACAATTTTCACTCAGTAAGAATGTAAGGAACTTTTTCAAATGCTTTATCCCCTCAGCACTTGCATCAGAAGCACATCAAATAAATGCTTTAGTTAGCATTTTTTTTGCCAGCAAGATTCCACAAGCAATCTCCTCGCTATGTTACGCAGAGGGAATAATTCAGCTGTTTTTCATTCTCACCAATACATCACTTCAGAAAATAACTCACTCTTCAATTGTACGTACACAAAATATCAAGGAACTACTAGAAATACAGAATAAAACCTTTAAAACGAGGATTACCACATGCATCCTCGTGACAATCATATTAGTTTTCATGGCAGAGCATATCACTACATCATTGTTTTTACTTAGAGGAAAATTTGACATTCAATCTGCAAAATACACGACGCATCTGTTACAGATACTTGCTTGTGCCATTCCGGCACATCTTTTGAATAAAATCTTCTTAGAACCGTTTCTTGCTCTTAATAAACTAAGAGCTCCAATGAGCTTTATAATTGCTTCAGTGGTCTTAAACACCATTATGAACATACTCCTAGTACCATACTATTCGTATATCGGAATAGGAATAGCCTTGTGTACCTCAACATGGCTAAATACGCTTTTAATCGTCGTTTACTTAAAGAAAAAGCAAATATTCATCCTGAGAGAGAAAATTCCATATTTACTGACTACGATTTTTCTTCCGGCTTCCATAACAATTTTCTTCATACAGATTTGCGAAGCATTCATAGAGAGCCATCCGGGCATATCAACAATCTATCCGCTAAGGCTGGCTTCTTTAGCAATCGTCTGTACATCAAGCATATTCATCTACTATTTTTCGCTTTCGCGGCTTAAAAAAATTGCATGCAAAGGAAAGTGATTATTGAACACAATCATTTCGCAAACGTCTATTACCATAGAACGCTTTGAAAGTACGGACTGAAAAGCAACAGAATAACTTCAAATAAAGCGAACAGCATTATAATGGAACAACAAAACTGTCAATCGTTCAAAAACGTGCTACATAACCTTTTCTATTTTTGGTAATTTCGCCACATAATTTTATTTGCTCTTCACACAAAACCTACCTTACAGTAGGCAATTCACAAAATTTCCATATGCTTAAACAAATAGATAAGTTACAAGCGAGAAATGAGCGAATCGTGTTTTTTATGGGTTGCTGTGCTGGCACACTTGTTCGCATTTTTGCTATATTCCACAGCAGGACGCCACAAGCCCGTTTTTTATTATACAATTAGCACCCTCACCGCGATACTAAGTTTTATTGCTGCAGCAGTGCTAGCAATAAAAGGTAAGCCACTTATTATTGAAGTATTTCAAATCACACGTCACGTAGGAATCGCCTTCGGGTTGGACAAAATTACACTGATGTTTGCCCTGTTATGCTCGCTACTCAGCATACCAGCGACAATATACGCAATCAGTTATATGTATGCAATCAAAGGGAAAAGAAAGGCTAGATTTTTCGCGCGGATTCACCTTTCACTTGCCATTACTATGCTTTTAGCATTCTCAGGAAACTTGCTGACAATGTTTATTTTCTATGAGCTACTTACCCTCGCGACCTACACACTTGTAAATCATGACAACACAGAAAATAGCTTCAGAGCTGCACGAATCTACCTAGCTTATTTAGTTCTTCCATCAGTCGGATTACTACTACCTGCAATTCTTATCACATACAAAATTACCGGCAGCTTCACCTTTGATGAAAGCTTACATATCAGCATTGTTGGACTCCCGAGGTTAGCATTATTCTTGATGTTCGCATACGGAACAGCAAAAACTGCCATCTTTCCTTTACATGGTTGGTTACCAAAAGCAATGATTGCACCAACTCCTGTAAGTGCGCTGTTACACGCCGTTGCAGTTGTCAAAGCTGGAATATTTTGCATGCTGAAGGTGGCGAAATACGTTTTTACAATATCCGACCCGGCAAATGTGATTCTCATGACACCAATAACTTGTATTTATGCCTTTACAATTATCTTCGCATCTGTCGTTGCACTGAAAAAACACTCCCTGAAGGAGATCTTAGCTTATTCGACTGTTAGTCAACTCTCGTATATTGGAATTACTTTAAGTATATTCACTGAAAACGCATTCAATTATGCAATTTTATATATGGTTCTACATGCCTTTGCAAAAATAACCCTTTTTTTTACTGCAGGAGCTATGTACGCAAGAACCGGGAAGACAAGCTCAAAACAACTTCATGGAATAGGAAGAGAGATGCCTGTGGCGATGTCCTCCTTTTCAATAGGAGCATTGACAATGATAGGACTCCCACCTACTGCAACCCTTTTATGCAAGGCCGACATTTTATCAGAGGCGTTGGCACAATGTAACTACATACTCATTGTCACCTTAGTTATCAGCACTGCACTTAATTGCGGATACTTTCTACCGATTATCTTCAATGCATTTTTCTGTGAACCTATAGTGGCCCCTGCTACGGGGAATACTATGACTAGACAGAAATTGGATCCGCTTGCCCTGTCATATTTTTTTACTGGAAGTATCTGTGTCGTTCTTTTTATATACAAATTTTTTTAAAAACAACAGTGCTTATGCAACAGCAAAATAAACATCAAGACCTTCTACCGAGTAGCTGTAAATATTCATTTAACCAGGTAGTTATATGATTTCGGTTACTTAAACAACAAGATGCTTTTTTACAGGGTACTTTTATTTTCGTATCTGATCGATTCACTGCTTACATTAATCCCAAAACTGATACTAACAGTAGCATACCTTTTTTTCTCAAGTGTGATACTTATTGCATTTCTCACAGCTAGTATTTCCACTACTAAATATGCAATTCTGAATCCAGGTGAGAGCCTTCACTATCTACTTGGGTACCTGAAATGGATTTGGCTCAATAATAGACATATCAGCCTTGAGCACTTTTTTTATACACTTGTTTCATTTACTACACCTTATTTGAGTTGGAAATGCGTAAAAAAAATAGCCAACACAACAATAAGAAAGCTCAGAAAAAGTGGAAAACAATACCTGAAAAGTCTAAAACCACAAATATTAAAAAAGCTATTATATAAGTGTGCGCAATATCGTATGAAGCAAGATACACCCACATGGAAAAAGAGCGTAAACCATGAGAAAGATCGTAGTAGAACACTCAGTGAAACACGCTCTTATCTTTCGTACACTCATGATGATGCACCATCAACGCGTCCGTCACACAAAAACAGACATGTACATCAGCAAACAGATCTGCAAGGAATAAGTAACAATACTGCTCCAAGAAATACAAACCCACTGAATACAAGTAAAGAA
Coding sequences:
- a CDS encoding HK97 family phage prohead protease, which encodes MIEKKVIFDIDTKNLNEEGVFYGYASVFDVVDEQGDIISGGAFDLTKCVPLLWQHRQDQPIGKVLEMQETEKGLYLKGHIIMEVNQGYEAYKLLKAGVLNGLSIGYVPQKYKMDKHTGARIITAVKLMEVSLVTFPANKYARVSSVKSRHDADQLLKARLVRLIETTRNEFA
- a CDS encoding RluA family pseudouridine synthase — protein: MKSFIVENDCRRLDKYLRSVFGSFPQSALQKALRKKAVKLNDTVVKASTAVLKGDSLTLSANFLQILSSPREIPSYNPNVVDGKFVEFIASRVLYEDENVLAIDKPFGFPVQSGRGITVSIDNAMKSLNPEYRVVHRLDKYTTGVLMFAKTVDAARELWRLFSNRLVKKRYLAIVIGELKEKKGEVDCYINKVLFKGEEVMQCNNISKGEHAITQFHVIKKFKNASLVELFPLTGRKHQIRSQMASIGHPVLNDGKYGRREAFLGCSVNKKLCLHACEIEFEIFGKVIKVTAELPVHFAENLTTM
- the trxB gene encoding thioredoxin-disulfide reductase, whose product is MRDVLESDVLIIGSGPAGCTAGIYAARASVSVIVVSGNQSGGQLSATTEVENYPGFALPVQGPWLMEQMQQQAANVGCSFVNDHISQIEAPYSSPFILRGESGNQYRARSIIVATGAQAKWLGLESEKKYQGYGVSGCATCDGFFFRDQDVLVVGGGNTAVEEALYLTRHAKKVYLLHRRDRLRADAVLQERLFANAKVELIWNSVLDEVLGCDSPPEVTGVRVRSLIDSTFKEIPISGVFVAIGHAPNTALFSGILEMDFAGYIKTSGSGTSTSVSGIFACGDVQDPIYRQAVTAAGTGCMAAIDAIKFLDCV
- a CDS encoding peroxiredoxin translates to MSTLVGKKAFDFTAKAVLKNGSFCDDFNLQRELSGQYGVLFFYPLDFTFVCPTEIIAFSNRIPAFIERNAVVIGVSVDSHFSHFAWRSLPVKDGGIGSIGYTLVSDITKSISRDYQVLLDDAVALRGTFIIDPNFIIRVAHVNDLNVGRNVDEVLRTLDALKYSDENGEVCPAGWSKGKEAIKATHESVSDYLASNRDEL
- the ndk gene encoding nucleoside-diphosphate kinase: MKKTLSILKPDVISRNIIGEVNARIEAAGLQIIAMKQLHLTRAQAEAFYVIHRARPFFDDLVNFMTSAPVVVQVLSGDDAVNRYRELMGETDPKKAAKGTIRGDFAESIDANCVHGSDSEENAEAEIAFFFSRCEIFER
- the murJ gene encoding murein biosynthesis integral membrane protein MurJ, with protein sequence MRKYFSIPGIVIFLSKALHLIRDMLIAVVLGTSLFADAFFGISKILSLTTSLFANGVFSAVFSPIFSQLLKEDRNSALQFSHEIQLILAFMGAVLFIAVEIFTEKVLFCLMPGMLSSSVRDSFITTAKIAFPLILFIPLTSLYYSMLCARRNFTFVTPHTLITNTILISVILFTGNNNVLLLPNMGCAIALSGMIQMLIFLYQLEKSDLIPVLKQFSLSKNVRNFFKCFIPSALASEAHQINALVSIFFASKIPQAISSLCYAEGIIQLFFILTNTSLQKITHSSIVRTQNIKELLEIQNKTFKTRITTCILVTIILVFMAEHITTSLFLLRGKFDIQSAKYTTHLLQILACAIPAHLLNKIFLEPFLALNKLRAPMSFIIASVVLNTIMNILLVPYYSYIGIGIALCTSTWLNTLLIVVYLKKKQIFILREKIPYLLTTIFLPASITIFFIQICEAFIESHPGISTIYPLRLASLAIVCTSSIFIYYFSLSRLKKIACKGK
- a CDS encoding proton-conducting transporter membrane subunit; the protein is MSESCFLWVAVLAHLFAFLLYSTAGRHKPVFYYTISTLTAILSFIAAAVLAIKGKPLIIEVFQITRHVGIAFGLDKITLMFALLCSLLSIPATIYAISYMYAIKGKRKARFFARIHLSLAITMLLAFSGNLLTMFIFYELLTLATYTLVNHDNTENSFRAARIYLAYLVLPSVGLLLPAILITYKITGSFTFDESLHISIVGLPRLALFLMFAYGTAKTAIFPLHGWLPKAMIAPTPVSALLHAVAVVKAGIFCMLKVAKYVFTISDPANVILMTPITCIYAFTIIFASVVALKKHSLKEILAYSTVSQLSYIGITLSIFTENAFNYAILYMVLHAFAKITLFFTAGAMYARTGKTSSKQLHGIGREMPVAMSSFSIGALTMIGLPPTATLLCKADILSEALAQCNYILIVTLVISTALNCGYFLPIIFNAFFCEPIVAPATGNTMTRQKLDPLALSYFFTGSICVVLFIYKFF